TAGCCGTTTTCATAACTTTTACTGGTTCCCTCTTCACAGGGCCTTTGGTGACATTGTTAGTGTTATATGTACTTGGGTCCTCTTTCCATCCATTAGCTTTAAGAACACTGATTTCTTTGAAAAGGTGGTGTACATTATCCACCTGAATGGACACCATGTCCCAAAATCCAGCCAGATCTTCAGCTATTATAGCGGGTTCGTCACCTTTGGGCCCATCAATGTTTTGTTGACATAGGCCTCTGAACTGCTCTATCTTCTGCGAGATAAGGAGGCGTGCCTTTCCTGTTGCTGCGAGGACCTTTCCTTGTACCTCCTCGCTCATCTCTGGTTTAAAGGTTTCCAGGTCAGATTCAGCATTGAATATGAGGCCTTGTAATTCAGAAACGTCTTTGTCAACCAATTGTAAGAAATGGTGgccttccttttgtttttccatttcctttactTTCTCATTAACTGGGCCACCTTCGTTGCTCTTTGTCCTTTCGTTCTCCTTTTCATCTGTTAAATTCTCCTGCAAattggttattttttcttttgccacaATAATTTCCACTCCATCGGTGCTGCCATTTGCATCAGGCTGACCATGTTTAGCTTTCATTGCTTCCTTCATTGCCTTACGTCTCTCCTCCAGCAGTTTCTTGCGGGCCTCATCTCTTGACTTTTTGTTCCTGAGAGGAACTCTTCATAGCCTTTTTCATAACTGTCACTGGTTTCTTCTTCTCGTGGCCTTTGGTGACATTATTAATTGTCCGTGTAATTAGGTCCTCTTTCCATCCATTA
This region of Macrobrachium nipponense isolate FS-2020 chromosome 25, ASM1510439v2, whole genome shotgun sequence genomic DNA includes:
- the LOC135198970 gene encoding disks large-associated protein 4-like, which codes for MKEAMKAKHGQPDANGSTDGVEIIVAKEKITNLQENLTDEKENERTKSNEGGPVNEKVKEMEKQKEGHHFLQLVDKDVSELQGLIFNAESDLETFKPEMSEEVQGKVLAATGKARLLISQKIEQFRGLCQQNIDGPKGDEPAIIAEDLAGFWDMVSIQVDNVHHLFKEISVLKANGWKEDPSTYNTNNVTKGPVKREPVKVMKTAMKNCSEKGRARNEARKKLLEERRRAMKEAIKAKQAQPDANGSTDGVEILVAEKRMGPE